A genomic window from Acinetobacter lwoffii includes:
- a CDS encoding RrF2 family transcriptional regulator, with product MQLNKFTDYALRILMYVAQPRDLPYTIAELAERLQVSQNHAMKIVHFMAKQDWLITTRGKGGGIRLNPASLNLRLGQIVRILQRDSNVVECNSPPCVLRPTCGLKGILDDAVEQFYSSLDQYVLKDVITPKNARFSTNSPIGLINL from the coding sequence ATGCAACTCAATAAATTCACTGACTATGCGCTTCGGATCCTGATGTATGTCGCACAGCCACGTGATCTCCCCTATACCATTGCAGAGCTTGCCGAGCGCTTGCAGGTTTCACAAAATCATGCCATGAAAATCGTGCACTTTATGGCGAAACAGGACTGGCTGATCACCACACGTGGCAAAGGTGGCGGCATACGTTTAAATCCGGCAAGCCTGAACCTTCGACTGGGACAGATTGTGCGGATCCTGCAACGCGACAGCAATGTAGTGGAATGCAATAGCCCACCCTGCGTATTACGTCCAACCTGTGGTTTAAAAGGCATTCTAGATGATGCGGTGGAACAGTTTTATAGCAGTCTGGACCAATATGTGCTTAAAGATGTGATTACGCCAAAAAATGCACGTTTCAGTACAAATTCTCCGATCGGCCTGATTAATCTTTAA
- a CDS encoding globin domain-containing protein gives MTPQHIELVQATVPVLRENGVALTTYFYNRMLKNHPELKNTFNMDHQSTGRQPRALAAAVLAYAENITNPGVLAKAIERITTKHVSLDIQPDQYAIVGENLLHSISEVLDVPMDSDLIAAWKEAYMQLADILIGVEKSKYATLASENGGWAGWREFEVAAVNDTDAGKIFTLKAKDGAAIASAEAGEHISVRVQVPEQHIRQPQQFSFDQAQNEQYQITVKAEENPTAFSVAQTLIDHYKVGDVVEVSAPLKL, from the coding sequence ATGACTCCACAACATATTGAACTTGTACAAGCGACTGTTCCTGTTTTACGTGAAAACGGCGTAGCACTTACCACGTATTTCTATAACCGCATGCTGAAAAACCATCCAGAGTTGAAAAACACCTTCAACATGGATCATCAAAGTACTGGCCGTCAACCACGTGCCTTGGCTGCCGCAGTACTTGCCTATGCCGAAAACATTACCAATCCGGGCGTTTTGGCCAAAGCCATCGAACGCATTACCACTAAACATGTCAGCCTGGATATTCAACCGGATCAATATGCGATTGTCGGTGAGAATCTGTTGCACTCGATCAGCGAAGTTTTAGATGTACCCATGGACTCAGACCTGATTGCAGCCTGGAAAGAAGCGTATATGCAACTGGCAGATATTTTGATTGGTGTGGAAAAATCTAAATATGCCACCCTAGCTTCTGAAAATGGTGGCTGGGCGGGCTGGCGCGAATTTGAAGTAGCAGCAGTCAATGATACCGACGCAGGTAAAATCTTTACACTTAAAGCTAAAGATGGTGCAGCGATTGCAAGTGCTGAAGCCGGTGAACATATTTCAGTACGTGTACAGGTGCCTGAACAGCACATTCGTCAACCACAACAGTTTAGCTTTGATCAGGCGCAAAACGAGCAATATCAAATTACTGTGAAAGCGGAAGAAAATCCAACCGCATTCTCGGTTGCACAGACACTGATCGACCACTACAAAGTTGGTGATGTAGTTGAAGTGTCTGCCCCGCTCAAGCTTTAA
- a CDS encoding helicase HerA-like domain-containing protein, which produces MGRPIVIAKKTADTTQDIVLHSQLANRHGLIAGATGTGKTVTLKVLAESFSRIGVPVFLADAKGDVSSLAKAGESSPKFDERIKSLNIESIPFAASPVVFWDLFGEQGHPIRTTISEIGPLLLAQILNLNDTQEGVLSAVFRIADDQGLLLIDFKDLKAMLSYVSEHAADFKAEYGNLSPASLGAIQRNLLALADQGGDQFFGEPALDLMDFLQTDSQGRGNINLLAADKLMNTPKLYATFLLWMLSELFEQLPEVGDLDKPKLVFFFDEAHLLFDNASPALQEKIEQVVRLIRSKGVGIYFVTQNPLDLPESVLGQLGNRVQHALRAFTPKDQKAVKTAAETFRANPEFKVDQVITELAVGEALISCLDEKGIPQIVERGWVMPPHSSFTPISLEERKALMQQSIVAGIYEQPVDRDSAHEMLQNKVAERQQQAQAAEFAKQQSKEQEALAKQQIKEQERLAREQQKEAERAAKQREKLTQDIVGTFAKSAARSLGGSTGQKIVRGLLGSLFGRK; this is translated from the coding sequence ATGGGTAGACCAATTGTTATTGCTAAAAAAACTGCGGATACCACACAGGATATTGTGCTGCATTCCCAACTTGCCAATCGACATGGCTTGATTGCAGGTGCCACTGGTACCGGAAAGACTGTGACTTTAAAAGTATTGGCGGAGAGCTTTTCTCGAATTGGTGTACCTGTATTCCTCGCCGATGCCAAAGGCGATGTGTCCAGCCTGGCCAAAGCAGGTGAAAGCAGCCCCAAGTTTGATGAACGGATTAAAAGTCTCAATATCGAGTCCATTCCTTTTGCAGCCTCACCAGTGGTGTTTTGGGATTTATTTGGCGAACAGGGTCATCCGATTCGCACTACCATTTCTGAAATTGGCCCGCTGCTGCTGGCGCAAATACTGAATCTGAATGACACCCAGGAAGGCGTTTTATCTGCCGTGTTTCGGATTGCCGATGATCAGGGTTTATTGCTGATCGACTTTAAAGACCTGAAAGCGATGCTGAGTTATGTCTCTGAGCATGCGGCTGACTTTAAAGCTGAATATGGCAATCTTTCACCCGCCAGTCTCGGTGCGATTCAACGTAATTTGTTAGCACTGGCTGACCAAGGCGGTGACCAGTTTTTTGGCGAGCCGGCGCTGGATCTGATGGACTTTTTGCAGACGGATAGTCAAGGACGTGGCAATATCAATTTGTTGGCGGCTGACAAGCTGATGAATACGCCTAAGCTATATGCCACGTTCTTACTCTGGATGCTCTCCGAGCTGTTTGAACAGCTTCCCGAAGTCGGCGATCTGGACAAACCTAAACTGGTGTTTTTCTTTGATGAAGCCCATCTCTTATTTGATAATGCCAGCCCTGCCCTGCAAGAAAAAATTGAGCAGGTGGTGCGTCTAATTCGCTCGAAAGGTGTAGGGATTTATTTTGTCACGCAAAATCCGTTGGACTTACCTGAAAGTGTCTTAGGCCAGCTCGGCAATCGGGTTCAACATGCTTTGCGGGCTTTCACTCCCAAAGATCAAAAAGCAGTGAAAACCGCAGCAGAGACTTTCCGAGCCAATCCTGAATTTAAAGTCGATCAGGTGATTACCGAGTTAGCAGTAGGTGAGGCTCTAATTAGCTGCCTGGATGAAAAGGGCATTCCACAAATTGTAGAGCGTGGCTGGGTCATGCCGCCGCATTCATCCTTTACACCGATCTCGCTTGAAGAACGCAAGGCTCTCATGCAGCAAAGTATTGTCGCCGGTATTTATGAGCAGCCAGTCGATCGGGACAGCGCCCACGAAATGCTGCAAAACAAGGTCGCAGAACGCCAGCAACAGGCTCAGGCCGCCGAATTTGCCAAACAACAAAGCAAGGAACAAGAAGCTCTTGCCAAGCAGCAAATTAAAGAACAGGAACGTCTGGCACGAGAACAGCAAAAAGAAGCTGAACGCGCAGCCAAGCAACGAGAAAAACTGACTCAGGATATTGTCGGCACCTTTGCCAAAAGTGCTGCCCGCAGCCTGGGCGGGAGTACTGGGCAGAAAATTGTGCGCGGCTTACTGGGTTCGCTGTTTGGCCGCAAATAA